In Ostrea edulis chromosome 6, xbOstEdul1.1, whole genome shotgun sequence, a single window of DNA contains:
- the LOC125648074 gene encoding leucine-rich repeat-containing protein 72-like codes for MAGSEKAIEDTLKQRNISKEKDVEQLYLANKGLEEVVNLGKYKFLQTLWLNGNRLRRVNFLTNNFHIAELHLQDNQLVEITGALSHLTCLRVLMLQNNQLTKLEKVVREFQKMLTLHTLNLFNNPVAQEPDYRIFVINSIPSIQLLDRQEVSKKERVTARKIYDQEQEKIRETVAFGRRSEGPPTIYYPCGDKVNRLTSDPTEFGNSFFRDNPPYETFEDAINARRRKKSVTLYTSFDWSRLPVYEQRRQSDKPFDSPEIITHVYR; via the exons ATGGCGGGTTCAGAAAAG GCTATAGAAGACACCTTAAAgcaaagaaatatttcaaaagagaAAGATGTTGAACAACTTTATTTAGCAAACAA GGGACTAGAAGAAGTGGTAAATTtaggaaaatacaaatttctaCAGACTCTGTGGTTGAATGGGAACAGG TTAAGGAGAGTAAATTTTTTGACCAACAACTTTCACATAGCAGAGCTGCATTTACAAGACAACCAGCTGGTTGAGATCACTGGAGCACTGAGTCATCTAACCTGTTTACGAGTTCTGATGCTGCAAAATAACCAGCTAACAAAGCTCGAGAAAGTCGTCAGAGAATTCCAGAAAATGCTTACACTTCATACGCTCA ATTTGTTCAATAACCCAGTGGCTCAGGAGCCGGACTACCGTATCTTTGTGATTAACTCAATACCCTCCATACAACTTCTCGACAGACAAG AGGTGAGCAAGAAGGAGAGAGTCACAGCCAGGAAGATCTACGATCAGGAGCAGGAAAAGATCCGAGAGACAGTTGCGTTCGGTCGCAGGTCAGAGGGTCCACCCACTATATACTATCCATGCGGTGATAAAGTTAACAGACTAACATCAG ATCCTACAGAATTTGGAAATAGCTTTTTCAGGGATAA TCCTCCATATGAAACGTTTGAAGATGCAATAAATGCTCGTCGTAGGAAGAAATCTGTAACACTGTACACATCATTTGATTGGTCGAGACTTCCGGTGTATGAACAGCGCCGACAGAGTGACAAGCCCTTTGATTCCCCAGAAATCATCACACATGTGTACCGCTGA